GACGTTTGACGCTCGCGCGACAGCTGATCGGCCTAAGAAAGAACGCACTCGCGACGAAAATCGACAAAAGCGCTACAGCTATCGCTGCGTATGAAAACAACACAAAGCGACCAGCGCCCGCTACGGTTGCTCAGCTATGCCTGACGCTTGGAGTGGATCCAGGTTTCTTCCTCCCCGGTCCTCACCAATCCACAGCTAGCGACTCCGTACCCCACTTTCGCTCGTTGCGTTCGACGACGCAGTTGGCGCGAGATCAAGCATTCGCGTACGGAAGAATCTCTGGAGATGTGGGCGCCGCTCTGGAACGGCACGTCGAGTTCCCGGAACCCAATCTGCCGCGGCTAAGCGTGGACGTGGAGGACGAGTCGAGCACGCTCCCTGAGGAAGCGGCTCGTCTTCTTCGCAAGCACTGGGACATCGGCCCAGGGCCGGTTGGCCACCTCGTGCGCCTTGCGGAAAACCATGGCGTCGTGGTGGTGTTCAGCCCCACGCAAACTGCCACAGTTGACGCCTACTCCTTTGACGACGGCTATAGGCCGACAGTGGTATTGAATCCAGCCAAGGAAGATTATTACCGCCAGCGCTTCGACGTCGCCCACGAAATCGGGCACCTCGTGATGCATGTGGATGCCGAACCAGGGAGCAAGGTAGTTGAGAACCAGGCTCACCGATTCGCGGCTGAACTCCTCCTTCCAGAGGATGAGTTGCGCGACCTTTTGCCCAGCAAGGCAGACTGGAGAATCCTCGCAACGCTGAAGGAGACTTACGGGGTAAGCCTTCAGGCTCTCCTGTATCGCTCCAGGGCTCTCGGCGTAATGAGTGACGTGACGTATCGCAACGCAGTCGCCTACCTGTCATCGAAGGGATGGCGCCGTCGAGAACCAGGAGAGATGCCCGCCGTAGAGCAACCGTCGCTCTACCCCAAGGCGGTTGAAATCCTGTCGAGCGTAGGGATAAACGAACTCTCATTGGCCAAAGAATCCCGGGTAACTCCGGGAATTTTTCGAACCGTGACAGCAAGAACCCCCGTACGTGAGGATCTATTTCTTGAGCCTCAAGAAATGCATAGCCAAGACGGCGTGATTCCCCTATTTGGAAGCAAGCTTGATAAGCCCGGGACCTAAATCCCCGGGCTTGATCAATTCCGACTCAGACGGAAACTGAGACTGATCAGCACGGAGGGCCCGGTTCTGATGAACCGGGCCTTTCATCTGCCTGCGGTAGCGGAGGAGATTTGAACCGTCGGCGAGTTGCGCCACACTCGCTTTCGAGGTCTGTTCGTGTTGGTCATAGCGCG
This sequence is a window from Streptomyces ortus. Protein-coding genes within it:
- a CDS encoding ImmA/IrrE family metallo-endopeptidase, whose protein sequence is MGAALERHVEFPEPNLPRLSVDVEDESSTLPEEAARLLRKHWDIGPGPVGHLVRLAENHGVVVVFSPTQTATVDAYSFDDGYRPTVVLNPAKEDYYRQRFDVAHEIGHLVMHVDAEPGSKVVENQAHRFAAELLLPEDELRDLLPSKADWRILATLKETYGVSLQALLYRSRALGVMSDVTYRNAVAYLSSKGWRRREPGEMPAVEQPSLYPKAVEILSSVGINELSLAKESRVTPGIFRTVTARTPVREDLFLEPQEMHSQDGVIPLFGSKLDKPGT